Genomic segment of Heterodontus francisci isolate sHetFra1 chromosome 26, sHetFra1.hap1, whole genome shotgun sequence:
GCCTACTTACTGTGACCTACTGTTCAAAACCAGTGGCCTTTCACGTGCAGACACTGAATTGAGTCTATGCAGGTGGGTTGAGAATCTTGCCTTCCTCTGCTGACTTTAGGTGCTTAAGTGGAATGAATTTAGGCATTTGCAACCCAATTCCTTGTGGATATAAATCCTCAGCATAAAACTGCTTAGTTTGGCACAAGATTGATAAAGATGGTCACAAAACTACATGTATAATATGGCAATGATTGTTTTACTAGAAGGCTGTTTTCACAGTCTGAGATTGAAGCACATTGTTGGAGCAGTAGAGGAGGAGATTTATTTTGCACTTCGGCTGAAATTGAAATTTGTCGGTTATCACGTTTTGTATGCTTATACTGAGCCTTTATTTTTCATCCCTGTTATGTGCACTTACTAACTAACAATTGTTCTGTAATAGGTCAAAATTTGTACTTAAAGTTTTGATACAATAAGACAAATTTTGTACTGTAGTTAGATAAATAATGCTACTTTATTCATTGCTGTCAAAAATGTCCTTGATGTTAAAATGGTTCATACTTACTAATGAAACAAATACAAAAACAATTTCATATGGTCTTATATTTTGACTTATAAGGCTGAATCTTAACCCCCAAAAATTAGTGGCTTGAGGTAGGGTAAGACTTaaaatatctcaaacccaatcccaaTCTGCTCACTTCTGAGTTAATAGAGGCGGGGGGAATGGGTTGGGCGGGCAGGCAGGCTGGCAGCCAACCTGCTCTGAGGAGAGGGTTTGGCCAATTAATTATTCCATTGAGGCTGGCAGACTCTTTTAATCCTGGACGGCTGGATTTCCCAGGCTGCGGGAAACCAGGCAGCTGAAGGGAAGTAAGGGCAGCTTGGGGGATGAAGGCAAGTGCTTACCCCAGCCCCCCAAGGTCCTCCCGCATCATACGACACCCCACCCCGGGTTGGGAATTGGGCCCCCAGAGATTGTATCCATCCCCAGGGCTGCATCCCCCCCTCCTGAGGTTAGGGATCAGACCACCTCAGGTTCCCATTAACAACTGGAGTTGCTTGAGGGAACAATGGTTGTTTTGGAGAATTCCCTGCTGTTCTTTGATTACTAATGTGGGTTTTCTTTAACGCCCATTTATGTGATTTCCCCCGCCTGCCCCCCCATGCTTTTGTTCCCATAAAAACATGACCTGTCATAGTACTGGAGCTTAGCTCGGAATTTAAGTTCATAATccaaaataaattaaattggagaTTTGGGGCTAACTCCATACCTGAACTTTGTTTAATTCATATTGCTTTTCAGTTCAACTTGCCTGTTATGTACATGAATGGCAGTGCATATTGATAACATATACATAGGTAAAATTTTTATCCATTTTCCAGAAATGTTTTAAAACCTGGTTATGGGAGTCACCTGCTCTTTTGGTGGTCTAGCTTGAAATCCGTACCCTCTAGAAGATTACGGAGGCATGCTTAGTTGCTAGAAGTATTATGCCGGTGCGCTTTGCTGCACGGAGTAGATAAATTTTAGGGTAGTCAATCACTCCTCTGTCATGAAGTTTCATACTATAGACTTGTACAGTCGAATGGTTCGCCTGTTACTCCCTTAAATTGTGTTGCTTATCAAACTAAaataattttctttaaaaaaaaaaatcaaaccttaAAATATTTCATATTTATTTGGCAAAAATACGAAAGTAAAATGCCAAAAGGGGGCGCTATGAaaacattccaattcattgcaataaaAATTTGTGCGGATCATTGCTAATCCGCTAGGTGGTATAGAGGTGACCTGATTGGGAAATGAACTGAGCAAAGGTCAAGTGGGGGGCAGACTTTGAGTAATCTGGGGAAATGGTGTACATTTCCCATATAGAAGCAAGCGTTACACAGATTATCCCATTTTGCAACACATTTAAATTGCCAATGcgtgtatgtatgtgagtgtgcaCATCAACACAAACGTCCTACTATACTTAAGTTTATCTAAATTATTTTAACTGCGGTAATGTGTGCTTGGTTACTTTAGTACTGTATGCAAAGTTCCCAGTAGATTTGCCACGTTCCAGTCTGACATAGATGCACCTGATGTAACCAACGGGTGAGCGAAGGGGAACTGATTCCCAATTCCTCCAACTTCTCCGGCCTTGGGACAGTGGCCATTTATTGGTCGAGCCGCAATGACTCTAACACTAACCGACATTATTATGCTGAAACTGTGATTAGCAAACGACTATCTGCCTCCAGTTAAATGTCTAAACTCCCGAACTGTCACGGACTAAAGTGTTTTTGGACAATATGCATCTCCATAATAATCTGAGCCCTCAGGGAATCTGAAATCCTTGCACTTTGGCTGCGGGTTGTTTTCTTCATCGATCATCCCCTTTGGCAAGTTTTGTTCAATTTTATGTTAATCTGTGTAGTTTATTAAAACTATAGACAAGTTTCAGGGACTTCTGATATAATCGGTGCTGCTTTATCATTCCCACATTCTTCAGCTAGTTCGGATTTATTGTCCAATTGCCTCCTTACCTATTCGGTTATTAACTCGATGGGTTGTTTCCATACATCTCTGAAAGCCTTCTGATTACGCTGTGGGGCGCTGTACCCGTTTTTGACTTTTATTGATGTGCTTTCAGAGGAGAatttcagttttaacacacaaaTATAAAACGAATTTGAAATATACTGTGTGGTCACAAATTGTGTTGTGGGAACTCATGAAAGGACCGTATGAAAAAATGCAAATATGCCAAATGCAAGTGGACTACATAATCAAACCCTGCAACCTGTTCGGGATAAAGTCTTTATTAATAGCTTTTATAAAATAAGTATACAAAAGAATATgcattctgggtaacagtgtaacaACAAGATCAGATACCATGAGAGTGCAAATATAGGTTGGCCCCCAGGTTAGGAAATAACGGTGGCGATTTGAACTCGGTAAACAAAGCTTTCGGACTGTCCGGTGAATGCAGGCGAGGACAAACTCTATTTAAAACAACGAGCATTTAGATCAATGTTGATACGATTGATACGCTGACATGTACCTCAAATGCATACAGCAATTTTCCAGCTTACAGTATCTGAATTCAAATCAAAATTCAGCGCAATTTACAGTAACAGAAATAAATGGATTGCTTTAACATGTGCTCCCCTTCAGTTTTTCTTAGCACGGTAATTAGTCCAGTTGCACAATTTGCTCCAATTTGGAGACTAGTTCTTTCAAACATGTGTCTGACTGGTTTAAAACAAAACCCAGTGACGGTGAGCAGTCTGTTTTGATCAGGTTAGTGGAAAGGAACAGTCCGTTCAGCCAGAGTTTAGGTTTAGGAGATGCTGCAACTGTTGGTTTTGTTCATGGGAGGCCGGGAATTGTTCTCTGTTGGGAAAGTTTCTCGTCTCCTCCTCAAGGCTGGACTCAGGCGGCTCGGTAAGTTTGCCTGCTGCAGGAGTTCCCGGAAAACTTCCAGCACATTGGCGTTGTCCTTGGCCGAGGATTCCAGGTAGCGGTTATTCCATTCCAGTTCCACCAGCGACATGATATCTTCACTGGATACTTGCCTGTCACTGAGGTTGTCCGTTTTGTTGCCGATCACGACAATTGGGGTGTATTTATCTTCCTTGATGTCGAGGATCTCATCTCGAAGGCTTTTCACAGCTTCGAAGGATTCGGCATCGTCTATGGCATAGACCAGGGCGAAAGCATCACTGCTCTGGATAGAGAGCTTCCTCATGGCCGGGAAGGAGTAGCTCCCGCTGGTGTCCATGATCTCGATTTTGATCTTCATTGAGCCCACATCGTATTCTTTGCTGTGCAGCTCGTCCACTGTCCTCTTGTACTTCGATTCAAAGGTGTCGAGTAAAAATCTCCGGATCAGCGAAGTCTTTCCCACTCCAGCTGCCCCCAGGAATACCAACCGCACCTGGTTTCTTTCCTTCACAGCCAGAGACATGATTGTGTCGTATTTCTGCAAACTCTTCAGCCAATTCTAAGTTGGTGTTCTGGTAGAAGGGCTGAGATTTTTTTTTGCTGCAGATGAAATGTTGCAGGGGgtttctgtatctctctatgtataagtagCAGCAGCGCCTGTACAGGAGGTTAGCTTCAAGCAGCGGTCCCCAGTGCCCACACCTCTCGCTGTGAGTGTCTACTGCTGACTCTGGGTCCGCCTGCTCCGCCTTTATCAAGGAAGCTGCCACAGTGACGCTGGCCATTGCCAGCCCTGATCCAATCAGAGTGTCACAGACAAATTAGCTGCAGAATGAATCCAATCGCCTTTAGTTGCTCAGCAGCAGTGGCCCCTGCCAGTAACAATGATAATACTCTCTGCATTGTGCGTGGACATGGATTTAATTAGGTACATGCTCCATATAATGTCCAATATATTGTCTCATATACCATAATATAGAATCTGCGAGTTTGTTACAGGATTGTAATAGGTGGAAGGATGCGATAGTTTCATAAAACATGAAAGGGAAGCTTAAGAAGTTCGACGATGTCATCTCAGCCTGGCTGTGACTTCTGGACTGTATTTCAAGTACTATTTGGACTTAATTCAGTGCCATAGTTCTGTATTCTGCTCTGTCTTAATGATAAATGACTCACTTTTTGTTATTGCGTATGACATTTATGGCTTTTTATTGCCTCTAGTCTGTTACTCCATTCAATTATATTATTCTTGATGTGTGTACCTCAATCCAGTTACTTgtatttgccccatatcccttgacacccttgGCTTTAAAAATCGATCTCAGTCTTGTAAATTTCAATCGACTCTGCATTCACAACCTGTTGGGAGATAATTCAAGATTTCTACTATCTGATTTCACCccaaaaggtctggctctaattttgagaTATATACTCTCTCGTTCTatgttcccccccccacccccccccccccaccagaggaaattgtttatctttatttaacctatcaaatcttttaatcattttaaataccttgattAGATCAGCTCTCAATTTTCTATACTCAagagaatacaaaccaagtttatgcaatttGTCCTCATAATTCAAGTTCACACTGCCAACTCGTGTAGCAGGAAGTGAGTGACTTAATTAAGAGTTTTTAAGTGTCCTTAATTGTAATGTAAATGACTTCATGTATTAATCATGAACTGTGCAAGAACATAATAATGAATATAGAATTTTCTCCAATCAAGATTGGGGACCTTTCATATAGTTGTATCGCCACTTTCACATCAGTGTGGAGCTGTTTCAATTGTCCATTGATATGAAAGTGAAAGCGCAGATAAGGAGCTCGGTTAGTACTCTGACTCCTAAGTGCATTGAAGCCAGGATGTGTGAGAGTACCTGCTAGAGGTCAGACTTTAAACCGCAGCTGGGTGCAAAGATACATTTGAAACGTGTTTGACTGTAGCCACTGGATCTCGCTGGGAACTTTATAAATTAATTTTTCAATAATCTATTAAATATTAAAGCAAACACTCCTACCTGTGATCTCTAAACATgaaaaattacataccagaaagcaGACCTTTCTGCAAATATGCATGCACAGCAGTCCTCTGTCACCATTATTACAATCTATAGTGAGGTGCCCCTCCCAGTATATGATATGTCTATATTTTGCTGAGCATCACGCTATCCAGATACTTATGTGAAATTTACCTGTAATGTAACAGCAACCTGTAATAATTCAAGCATGGATGTAATCTTTAAGTAAGGACAGCACTGTTCAtttgtgatacccttccccacagttTAATCATCTTCAGGGCTTGTGATCTTTCCTCATCATGAAGAGTAGCCAGGTGGGTAGCATATCAAAGATTGTCAGCACCCATGTGTCAGGGAAGCACAGGAAGAAAAGGAGAGCAAATTAAGAGAAAGCAGTATAAATAAGCAAATGAGCAGGCTGTAGCTCTCTCCAATTTATCGCGTGCAGTGATTAAACTTTTTAGTTCATACGCCATAATAATGAGACACTGTGTATCAAATGTGTGAGAAGTTCAGATACTGACTGAAGAGAAGCTGACCTTCCTTTCATCAGTGATGATTTGTATAGGTCACCAGAAAAAAGAATGATCTGTACATGTCTTTTATTACTCACTATTTAAGCATAATTTATTCATGACGCAGAACTACGTTGAACTGAAAAATATGCAATGCATTCATTTTCACCTTTGCTTTTCCATATGTTTGTTGAGAGAGATGAAGAGCTGTATTCGCCCTTGAGGTTAGTGAATTGCTTCCTTCATTGAACCCAGTGATGCTGTTGGTACTAACTCTCCTAGCCATCTCTGCTGGATACTTGCCTTGGGTGCTCCTCAAGGTGTTGGGAAACAGTACCTTACTCCTGGCCATAACCTCTTCCACCAAGACCCTCGAGGGAGGCTTTAGAACAGCTAGGAGCAGTGCTCTGACTATTACCCACAGAATTGTTCCACAGCATTGCAGAAAATCTGGCATCAGACAACGCAACCTCGCTTTAAGATGCACATTCCCACTTTAAGTAGCTCTCAGCTTGCCAGTAATTGCGCTtcaattgtgtttgtgaagcatgtTAAAATGAGACCCAAGAGTTAAAATCTTGTGGGCCTCACTGGTGATTTCATGGTGGAATAGTACTCTTCTTCTCTGAATTAAAATGGGTGCTAATTCCATAGAAGAAGGCAACTAAACTACTAAAGCTTTAAGAATAACCAATGTAGCCATATCATATCAAACAGTACAATTATTGGACTGTCATTGACTTGGACAGGAAAGTTAAACTCCGTCAATATTGGAATAATTTCAGTTTGTAAGTACAAAAGTCAAAAAGATGCAATGCAAATTTCCATCAATTTTACTAAATTTAAGATAAAGTCTTGCATTAATATAATCCTCAAGCATCTCTCTCAGAAATATCTTGAACCACTTTCTGTACAATGAATTAATTTGAAGTGCAATGACTAT
This window contains:
- the rasd4 gene encoding rasd family member 4; this translates as MSLAVKERNQVRLVFLGAAGVGKTSLIRRFLLDTFESKYKRTVDELHSKEYDVGSMKIKIEIMDTSGSYSFPAMRKLSIQSSDAFALVYAIDDAESFEAVKSLRDEILDIKEDKYTPIVVIGNKTDNLSDRQVSSEDIMSLVELEWNNRYLESSAKDNANVLEVFRELLQQANLPSRLSPALRRRRETFPTENNSRPPMNKTNSCSIS